From Harpia harpyja isolate bHarHar1 chromosome 21, bHarHar1 primary haplotype, whole genome shotgun sequence, one genomic window encodes:
- the WIPI2 gene encoding WD repeat domain phosphoinositide-interacting protein 2 isoform X1, giving the protein MIWKGKNWFSSFCVYIKEVRENLCDSNPSEKLVSKEPERLNQLISHSRSLAVGSKSGYKFFSLSSVDKLEQIYECTDTEDVCIVERLFSSSLVAIVSLKAPRKLKVCHFKKGTEICNYSYSNTILAVKLNRQRLIVCLEESLYIHNIRDMKVLHTIRETPPNPAGLCALSINNDNCYLAYPGSATIGEVQVFDTINLRAANMIPAHDSPLAALAFDASGTKLATASEKGTVIRVFSIPEGQKLFEFRRGVKRCVSICSLAFSMDGMFLSASSNTETVHIFKLETVKEKPQEEPTTWTGYFGKVLMASTSYLPSQVTEMFNQGRAFATVRLPFCGHKNICALATIQKIPRLLVGAADGYLYMYNLDPQEGGECTLMKQHKLDGSMEPANEILESASHDRPLVAQTYSAAVTKGTYVPSSPTRHAYTDDLGAVGGVCLEDETNSLRLDEDSEHPPMILRTD; this is encoded by the exons ATGATATGGAAGGGGAAAAactggttttcttccttctgtgtgtatATTAAAGAAGTAAGAGAAAACCTATGTGATTCTAACCCATCTGAAAAACTTGTTTCTAAAGAGCCAGAGAGATTGAACCAGCTGATTTCCCACTCTAG atccCTTGCAGTTGGCAGTAAATCAGGCTACaaattcttctctctttcttctgtggACAAATTAGAGCAGATCTATGAATGCA CTGACACAGAAGATGTGTGCATTGTGGAGAGGCTGTTCTCCAGTAGTCTGGTGGCCATAGTTAGCCTTAAAGCTCCACGCAAGCTGAAAGTTTGTCACTTTAAGAAGGGGACAGAGATTTGCAACTACAGTTACTCCAACACCATCTTGGCTGTCAAACTCAATAGACAG AGGCTGATAGTATGCCTGGAAGAGTCTCTTTATATACACAACATACGAGACATGAAGGTATTACATACAATCAGGGAGACACCTCCCAATCCTGCCG GGTTGTGCGCTTTATCAATAAATAATGATAACTGCTACCTGGCCTATCCAGGAAGTGCAACTATTGGAGAAGTACAAGTCTTTGACACCATCAATCTG AGAGCTGCTAATATGATCCCAGCTCATGATAGTCCCTTGGCTGCTTTGGCATTTGACGCAAGTGGTACTAAACTTGCCACTGCATCAGAAAAG ggGACGGTAATAAGAGTGTTTTCCATTCCAGAGGGACAGAAACTCTTTGAATTCCGAAGGGGAGTGAAGAG GTGTGTGAGCATCTGTTCGTTGGCTTTCAGCATGGATGGCATGTTTCTGTCTGCATCCAGTAACACAGAGACGGTGCATATCTTCAAACTTGAGACTGTGAAAGAAAA ACCTCAGGAAGAGCCTACAACCTGGACAGGTTACTTTGGAAAAGTGTTGATGGCCTCAACAAGCTATCTGCCCTCTCAAGTAACAGAAATGTTCAACCAGGGTAGAGCCTTTGCTACAGTCCGCCTGCCATTCTGTGGGCACAAAAACATCTGTGCACTTGCCAC AATCCAGAAGATCCCTCGTTTATTAGTGGGAGCTGCTGATGGGTATCTCTACATGTACAACCTAGATCCTCAAGAAGGAGGAGAGTGCACACTAATGAAGCAGCACAA GCTTGATGGCAGTATGGAGCCAGCCAACGAAATTCTGGAGTCTGCATCCCATGACCGGCCGTTGGTAGCGCAGACGTACAGTGCTGCTGTGACTAAAGGTACATATGTGCCTTCCTCACCCACAAGGCATG CCTATACGGATGACCTGGGTGCCGTGGGTGGAGTTTGCCTGGAAGATGAAACCAACTCACTTAGATTGGATGAAGACAGTGAGCATCCTCCCATGATCCTTCGGACGGACTAA
- the WIPI2 gene encoding WD repeat domain phosphoinositide-interacting protein 2 isoform X4: MNLASQSGDAGSGHLLFANFNQDNTSLAVGSKSGYKFFSLSSVDKLEQIYECTDTEDVCIVERLFSSSLVAIVSLKAPRKLKVCHFKKGTEICNYSYSNTILAVKLNRQRLIVCLEESLYIHNIRDMKVLHTIRETPPNPAGLCALSINNDNCYLAYPGSATIGEVQVFDTINLRAANMIPAHDSPLAALAFDASGTKLATASEKGTVIRVFSIPEGQKLFEFRRGVKRCVSICSLAFSMDGMFLSASSNTETVHIFKLETVKEKPQEEPTTWTGYFGKVLMASTSYLPSQVTEMFNQGRAFATVRLPFCGHKNICALATIQKIPRLLVGAADGYLYMYNLDPQEGGECTLMKQHKLDGSMEPANEILESASHDRPLVAQTYSAAVTKAYTDDLGAVGGVCLEDETNSLRLDEDSEHPPMILRTD; the protein is encoded by the exons ATGAATTTGGCCAGTCAGAGCGGCGACGCCGGCAGCGGCCATCTGCTCTTCGCCAACTTCAACCAGGACAACAC atccCTTGCAGTTGGCAGTAAATCAGGCTACaaattcttctctctttcttctgtggACAAATTAGAGCAGATCTATGAATGCA CTGACACAGAAGATGTGTGCATTGTGGAGAGGCTGTTCTCCAGTAGTCTGGTGGCCATAGTTAGCCTTAAAGCTCCACGCAAGCTGAAAGTTTGTCACTTTAAGAAGGGGACAGAGATTTGCAACTACAGTTACTCCAACACCATCTTGGCTGTCAAACTCAATAGACAG AGGCTGATAGTATGCCTGGAAGAGTCTCTTTATATACACAACATACGAGACATGAAGGTATTACATACAATCAGGGAGACACCTCCCAATCCTGCCG GGTTGTGCGCTTTATCAATAAATAATGATAACTGCTACCTGGCCTATCCAGGAAGTGCAACTATTGGAGAAGTACAAGTCTTTGACACCATCAATCTG AGAGCTGCTAATATGATCCCAGCTCATGATAGTCCCTTGGCTGCTTTGGCATTTGACGCAAGTGGTACTAAACTTGCCACTGCATCAGAAAAG ggGACGGTAATAAGAGTGTTTTCCATTCCAGAGGGACAGAAACTCTTTGAATTCCGAAGGGGAGTGAAGAG GTGTGTGAGCATCTGTTCGTTGGCTTTCAGCATGGATGGCATGTTTCTGTCTGCATCCAGTAACACAGAGACGGTGCATATCTTCAAACTTGAGACTGTGAAAGAAAA ACCTCAGGAAGAGCCTACAACCTGGACAGGTTACTTTGGAAAAGTGTTGATGGCCTCAACAAGCTATCTGCCCTCTCAAGTAACAGAAATGTTCAACCAGGGTAGAGCCTTTGCTACAGTCCGCCTGCCATTCTGTGGGCACAAAAACATCTGTGCACTTGCCAC AATCCAGAAGATCCCTCGTTTATTAGTGGGAGCTGCTGATGGGTATCTCTACATGTACAACCTAGATCCTCAAGAAGGAGGAGAGTGCACACTAATGAAGCAGCACAA GCTTGATGGCAGTATGGAGCCAGCCAACGAAATTCTGGAGTCTGCATCCCATGACCGGCCGTTGGTAGCGCAGACGTACAGTGCTGCTGTGACTAAAG CCTATACGGATGACCTGGGTGCCGTGGGTGGAGTTTGCCTGGAAGATGAAACCAACTCACTTAGATTGGATGAAGACAGTGAGCATCCTCCCATGATCCTTCGGACGGACTAA
- the WIPI2 gene encoding WD repeat domain phosphoinositide-interacting protein 2 isoform X3 — translation MNLASQSGDAGSGHLLFANFNQDNTSLAVGSKSGYKFFSLSSVDKLEQIYECTDTEDVCIVERLFSSSLVAIVSLKAPRKLKVCHFKKGTEICNYSYSNTILAVKLNRQRLIVCLEESLYIHNIRDMKVLHTIRETPPNPAGLCALSINNDNCYLAYPGSATIGEVQVFDTINLRAANMIPAHDSPLAALAFDASGTKLATASEKGTVIRVFSIPEGQKLFEFRRGVKRCVSICSLAFSMDGMFLSASSNTETVHIFKLETVKEKPQEEPTTWTGYFGKVLMASTSYLPSQVTEMFNQGRAFATVRLPFCGHKNICALATIQKIPRLLVGAADGYLYMYNLDPQEGGECTLMKQHKLDGSMEPANEILESASHDRPLVAQTYSAAVTKGTYVPSSPTRHAYTDDLGAVGGVCLEDETNSLRLDEDSEHPPMILRTD, via the exons ATGAATTTGGCCAGTCAGAGCGGCGACGCCGGCAGCGGCCATCTGCTCTTCGCCAACTTCAACCAGGACAACAC atccCTTGCAGTTGGCAGTAAATCAGGCTACaaattcttctctctttcttctgtggACAAATTAGAGCAGATCTATGAATGCA CTGACACAGAAGATGTGTGCATTGTGGAGAGGCTGTTCTCCAGTAGTCTGGTGGCCATAGTTAGCCTTAAAGCTCCACGCAAGCTGAAAGTTTGTCACTTTAAGAAGGGGACAGAGATTTGCAACTACAGTTACTCCAACACCATCTTGGCTGTCAAACTCAATAGACAG AGGCTGATAGTATGCCTGGAAGAGTCTCTTTATATACACAACATACGAGACATGAAGGTATTACATACAATCAGGGAGACACCTCCCAATCCTGCCG GGTTGTGCGCTTTATCAATAAATAATGATAACTGCTACCTGGCCTATCCAGGAAGTGCAACTATTGGAGAAGTACAAGTCTTTGACACCATCAATCTG AGAGCTGCTAATATGATCCCAGCTCATGATAGTCCCTTGGCTGCTTTGGCATTTGACGCAAGTGGTACTAAACTTGCCACTGCATCAGAAAAG ggGACGGTAATAAGAGTGTTTTCCATTCCAGAGGGACAGAAACTCTTTGAATTCCGAAGGGGAGTGAAGAG GTGTGTGAGCATCTGTTCGTTGGCTTTCAGCATGGATGGCATGTTTCTGTCTGCATCCAGTAACACAGAGACGGTGCATATCTTCAAACTTGAGACTGTGAAAGAAAA ACCTCAGGAAGAGCCTACAACCTGGACAGGTTACTTTGGAAAAGTGTTGATGGCCTCAACAAGCTATCTGCCCTCTCAAGTAACAGAAATGTTCAACCAGGGTAGAGCCTTTGCTACAGTCCGCCTGCCATTCTGTGGGCACAAAAACATCTGTGCACTTGCCAC AATCCAGAAGATCCCTCGTTTATTAGTGGGAGCTGCTGATGGGTATCTCTACATGTACAACCTAGATCCTCAAGAAGGAGGAGAGTGCACACTAATGAAGCAGCACAA GCTTGATGGCAGTATGGAGCCAGCCAACGAAATTCTGGAGTCTGCATCCCATGACCGGCCGTTGGTAGCGCAGACGTACAGTGCTGCTGTGACTAAAGGTACATATGTGCCTTCCTCACCCACAAGGCATG CCTATACGGATGACCTGGGTGCCGTGGGTGGAGTTTGCCTGGAAGATGAAACCAACTCACTTAGATTGGATGAAGACAGTGAGCATCCTCCCATGATCCTTCGGACGGACTAA
- the WIPI2 gene encoding WD repeat domain phosphoinositide-interacting protein 2 isoform X2 yields MIWKGKNWFSSFCVYIKEVRENLCDSNPSEKLVSKEPERLNQLISHSRSLAVGSKSGYKFFSLSSVDKLEQIYECTDTEDVCIVERLFSSSLVAIVSLKAPRKLKVCHFKKGTEICNYSYSNTILAVKLNRQRLIVCLEESLYIHNIRDMKVLHTIRETPPNPAGLCALSINNDNCYLAYPGSATIGEVQVFDTINLRAANMIPAHDSPLAALAFDASGTKLATASEKGTVIRVFSIPEGQKLFEFRRGVKRCVSICSLAFSMDGMFLSASSNTETVHIFKLETVKEKPQEEPTTWTGYFGKVLMASTSYLPSQVTEMFNQGRAFATVRLPFCGHKNICALATIQKIPRLLVGAADGYLYMYNLDPQEGGECTLMKQHKLDGSMEPANEILESASHDRPLVAQTYSAAVTKAYTDDLGAVGGVCLEDETNSLRLDEDSEHPPMILRTD; encoded by the exons ATGATATGGAAGGGGAAAAactggttttcttccttctgtgtgtatATTAAAGAAGTAAGAGAAAACCTATGTGATTCTAACCCATCTGAAAAACTTGTTTCTAAAGAGCCAGAGAGATTGAACCAGCTGATTTCCCACTCTAG atccCTTGCAGTTGGCAGTAAATCAGGCTACaaattcttctctctttcttctgtggACAAATTAGAGCAGATCTATGAATGCA CTGACACAGAAGATGTGTGCATTGTGGAGAGGCTGTTCTCCAGTAGTCTGGTGGCCATAGTTAGCCTTAAAGCTCCACGCAAGCTGAAAGTTTGTCACTTTAAGAAGGGGACAGAGATTTGCAACTACAGTTACTCCAACACCATCTTGGCTGTCAAACTCAATAGACAG AGGCTGATAGTATGCCTGGAAGAGTCTCTTTATATACACAACATACGAGACATGAAGGTATTACATACAATCAGGGAGACACCTCCCAATCCTGCCG GGTTGTGCGCTTTATCAATAAATAATGATAACTGCTACCTGGCCTATCCAGGAAGTGCAACTATTGGAGAAGTACAAGTCTTTGACACCATCAATCTG AGAGCTGCTAATATGATCCCAGCTCATGATAGTCCCTTGGCTGCTTTGGCATTTGACGCAAGTGGTACTAAACTTGCCACTGCATCAGAAAAG ggGACGGTAATAAGAGTGTTTTCCATTCCAGAGGGACAGAAACTCTTTGAATTCCGAAGGGGAGTGAAGAG GTGTGTGAGCATCTGTTCGTTGGCTTTCAGCATGGATGGCATGTTTCTGTCTGCATCCAGTAACACAGAGACGGTGCATATCTTCAAACTTGAGACTGTGAAAGAAAA ACCTCAGGAAGAGCCTACAACCTGGACAGGTTACTTTGGAAAAGTGTTGATGGCCTCAACAAGCTATCTGCCCTCTCAAGTAACAGAAATGTTCAACCAGGGTAGAGCCTTTGCTACAGTCCGCCTGCCATTCTGTGGGCACAAAAACATCTGTGCACTTGCCAC AATCCAGAAGATCCCTCGTTTATTAGTGGGAGCTGCTGATGGGTATCTCTACATGTACAACCTAGATCCTCAAGAAGGAGGAGAGTGCACACTAATGAAGCAGCACAA GCTTGATGGCAGTATGGAGCCAGCCAACGAAATTCTGGAGTCTGCATCCCATGACCGGCCGTTGGTAGCGCAGACGTACAGTGCTGCTGTGACTAAAG CCTATACGGATGACCTGGGTGCCGTGGGTGGAGTTTGCCTGGAAGATGAAACCAACTCACTTAGATTGGATGAAGACAGTGAGCATCCTCCCATGATCCTTCGGACGGACTAA